One Salarias fasciatus chromosome 9, fSalaFa1.1, whole genome shotgun sequence DNA segment encodes these proteins:
- the myca gene encoding transcriptional regulator Myc-A isoform X1 has translation MPLNSSLASKNYDYDYDSLQPYFYFDNEEEDFYPQQLQPPAPSEDIWKKFELLPTPPLSPSRRPSLSSIFPSTADQLEMVTEFLGDDAVNQSIICDADYSQTFLKSIIIQDCMWSGFSAAAKLEKVVSERLASLHAARKESPVAAGGGGAEPAGAAAWRLNSSYLQDLNTSASECIDPSVVFPYPVAETPKQGAGTVPSKDLGLDTPPNSGSSSSSCSDSEDEDGDEEEDEDDEVEDDQEEEEEEEEEEIDVVTVEKRQAVKRCDPSPLETRHPSPLVLKRCHVSTHQHNYAAHPSMRHEQPAVKRLKLESSSSGGSGGGGSGHSRVLKQISSNRKCSSPRSSPRTSDTEDYDKRRTHNVLERQRRNELKLSFFALRDEIPEVANNEKAAKVVILKKATECIYSMQTDEQRLLSVKEQLRRRSELLKHRLAQLQSARA, from the exons ATGCCGCTGAATTCAAGTTTGGCGAGTAAGAACTATGACTACGACTACGACTCTCTGCAGCCGTATTTTTACTTCGACAACGAGGAGGAGGATTTCTacccgcagcagctccagcctccgGCGCCGAGTGAAGACATCTGGAAGAAATTCGAACTGCTGCCGACCCCTCCCCTCTCGCCGAGCCGCAGACCGTCGCTGTCCAGCATCTTCCCCTCCACCGCAGACCAGCTGGAGATGGTCACGGAGTTCCTGGGCGACGACGCCGTCAACCAGAGCATCATCTGCGACGCGGACTACTCCCAGACCTTCCTCAAGTCCATCATCATCCAGGACTGCATGTGGAGCGGCTTCTCCGCGGCCGCCAAGCTGGAGAAGGTGGTGTCCGAGCGGCTCGCCTCGCTGCACGCCGCCCGGAAGGAGTCGCCGGTGGCGGCCGGGGGCGGCGGCGCGGAGCCCGCCGGCGCGGCCGCCTGGAGGCTGAACAGCAGCTACCTGCAGGACCTCAACACGTCCGCGTCCGAGTGCATCGACCCGTCGGTGGTTTTCCCCTACCCCGTCGCCGAGACGCCCAAGCAGGGCGCGGGCACCGTGCCCAGCAAGGACCTGGGGCTGGACACGCCGCCcaacagcggcagcagcagcagcagctgcagcgactCAG aagatgaagatggagacgaggaggaggatgaggatgatgaggtggaggacgaccaggaggaggaggaggaggaggaggaggaggagattgatgTGGTGACGGTAGAGAAGAGGCAGGCGGTGAAGCGGTGTGACCCCAGCCCGCTGGAGACCCGGCATCCCAGCCCGCTCGTGCTGAAGAGGTGCCACGTCTCCACCCACCAGCACAATTACGCCGCTCATCCATCCATGAGGCACGAGCAGCCGGCTGTCAAGAGGCTgaagctggagagcagcagcagtggaggcagcggcggcggcgggagcggcCACAGCAGGGTCCTCAAGCAGATCAGCAGCAACCGCAAGTGTTCGAGCCCGCGGTCAAGCCCCCGGACGTCCGACACGGAGGACTACGACAAGAGGAGGACTCATAACGTGCTGGAGCGCCAGAGGAGGAACGAGCTCAAGTTGAGCTTCTTCGCGTTGCGAGACGAGATCCCCGAGGTGGCCAACAACGAGAAGGCGGCCAAGGTGGTGATCCTGAAGAAGGCTACAGAGTGCATTTACAGTATGCAGACGGACGAACAGAGACTCCTCTCGGTCAAGGAGCAGCTGCGGCGGAGGAGTGAACTTCTAAAGCACAGACTGGCACAGCTACAGAGTGCTCGTGCTTAG
- the myca gene encoding transcriptional regulator Myc-A isoform X2 yields the protein MPLNSSLASKNYDYDYDSLQPYFYFDNEEEDFYPQQLQPPAPSEDIWKKFELLPTPPLSPSRRPSLSSIFPSTADQLEMVTEFLGDDAVNQSIICDADYSQTFLKSIIIQDCMWSGFSAAAKLEKVVSERLASLHAARKESPVAAGGGGAEPAGAAAWRLNSSYLQDLNTSASECIDPSVVFPYPVAETPKQGAGTVPSKDLGLDTPPNSGSSSSSCSDSDEDGDEEEDEDDEVEDDQEEEEEEEEEEIDVVTVEKRQAVKRCDPSPLETRHPSPLVLKRCHVSTHQHNYAAHPSMRHEQPAVKRLKLESSSSGGSGGGGSGHSRVLKQISSNRKCSSPRSSPRTSDTEDYDKRRTHNVLERQRRNELKLSFFALRDEIPEVANNEKAAKVVILKKATECIYSMQTDEQRLLSVKEQLRRRSELLKHRLAQLQSARA from the exons ATGCCGCTGAATTCAAGTTTGGCGAGTAAGAACTATGACTACGACTACGACTCTCTGCAGCCGTATTTTTACTTCGACAACGAGGAGGAGGATTTCTacccgcagcagctccagcctccgGCGCCGAGTGAAGACATCTGGAAGAAATTCGAACTGCTGCCGACCCCTCCCCTCTCGCCGAGCCGCAGACCGTCGCTGTCCAGCATCTTCCCCTCCACCGCAGACCAGCTGGAGATGGTCACGGAGTTCCTGGGCGACGACGCCGTCAACCAGAGCATCATCTGCGACGCGGACTACTCCCAGACCTTCCTCAAGTCCATCATCATCCAGGACTGCATGTGGAGCGGCTTCTCCGCGGCCGCCAAGCTGGAGAAGGTGGTGTCCGAGCGGCTCGCCTCGCTGCACGCCGCCCGGAAGGAGTCGCCGGTGGCGGCCGGGGGCGGCGGCGCGGAGCCCGCCGGCGCGGCCGCCTGGAGGCTGAACAGCAGCTACCTGCAGGACCTCAACACGTCCGCGTCCGAGTGCATCGACCCGTCGGTGGTTTTCCCCTACCCCGTCGCCGAGACGCCCAAGCAGGGCGCGGGCACCGTGCCCAGCAAGGACCTGGGGCTGGACACGCCGCCcaacagcggcagcagcagcagcagctgcagcgactCAG atgaagatggagacgaggaggaggatgaggatgatgaggtggaggacgaccaggaggaggaggaggaggaggaggaggaggagattgatgTGGTGACGGTAGAGAAGAGGCAGGCGGTGAAGCGGTGTGACCCCAGCCCGCTGGAGACCCGGCATCCCAGCCCGCTCGTGCTGAAGAGGTGCCACGTCTCCACCCACCAGCACAATTACGCCGCTCATCCATCCATGAGGCACGAGCAGCCGGCTGTCAAGAGGCTgaagctggagagcagcagcagtggaggcagcggcggcggcgggagcggcCACAGCAGGGTCCTCAAGCAGATCAGCAGCAACCGCAAGTGTTCGAGCCCGCGGTCAAGCCCCCGGACGTCCGACACGGAGGACTACGACAAGAGGAGGACTCATAACGTGCTGGAGCGCCAGAGGAGGAACGAGCTCAAGTTGAGCTTCTTCGCGTTGCGAGACGAGATCCCCGAGGTGGCCAACAACGAGAAGGCGGCCAAGGTGGTGATCCTGAAGAAGGCTACAGAGTGCATTTACAGTATGCAGACGGACGAACAGAGACTCCTCTCGGTCAAGGAGCAGCTGCGGCGGAGGAGTGAACTTCTAAAGCACAGACTGGCACAGCTACAGAGTGCTCGTGCTTAG